In Armatimonadota bacterium, the following are encoded in one genomic region:
- a CDS encoding Coenzyme F420 hydrogenase/dehydrogenase, beta subunit C-terminal domain: MKRHLCIGCGVCAGVCPSGRLAVNLAEDGCYRVNSDHYACSSKCAVCESVCPFGYSTVNEDDIGRMFFADQPGIKHNDACGYYLSSVVGSCSDLHSRLNGASGGLVTAFLKQILSEGIADKVACVAGTSGGDRLFGYTILDAPDKLDSAAKSAYYPVEISDVLREIIANDAKYAIVCLPCIAKAIRLAQMRLPVLRDRIVVIAGLVCGHSVSTYFADYVASLAGAPVGSVSQVTFRIKTPSLPAGEFGTLVRWVDENGKISENTVFWSQGVGEAWTGHWFTPEPCFFCDDVFAECADISFMDAWLPEFAQDYRGTSIAIIRSERAKTAVEKAVAEGHMALSSIDLTRVLESQRDVIEFKSVRLAHRLWSASRRRHDILAKRVVPYKVKDWRAEMQWNAQVYRSRSGIQLWNKRISTESFQSQMRAIQGHAPIGVQARGWARGLLNRLHFVF, encoded by the coding sequence GTGAAGCGACACCTGTGCATTGGTTGTGGAGTTTGCGCAGGAGTGTGTCCATCAGGCAGGCTTGCAGTCAATCTTGCAGAAGACGGATGTTATAGAGTCAATTCAGATCACTATGCCTGTTCATCCAAGTGTGCTGTATGCGAAAGCGTGTGCCCGTTTGGTTATTCGACGGTCAATGAGGACGACATTGGCCGGATGTTTTTTGCTGATCAGCCGGGCATTAAACACAATGATGCATGCGGCTATTATCTGTCGTCAGTTGTCGGCAGTTGCAGTGATTTGCACAGTCGCTTGAATGGTGCATCCGGGGGACTTGTCACTGCATTTCTTAAGCAGATATTATCGGAAGGCATTGCAGACAAAGTCGCATGTGTGGCCGGAACTTCGGGTGGCGACAGACTCTTTGGATATACGATCCTCGATGCCCCCGATAAACTGGACTCTGCAGCGAAGTCGGCATATTATCCAGTGGAGATCAGCGATGTGCTGCGTGAGATAATAGCCAACGACGCCAAATACGCAATTGTTTGCCTGCCATGTATTGCCAAGGCGATACGCTTAGCCCAAATGCGGCTGCCTGTTCTCAGAGACAGAATTGTTGTGATTGCCGGTTTGGTGTGTGGTCACAGCGTGAGCACTTATTTTGCCGATTATGTTGCCTCACTTGCCGGTGCACCTGTCGGGTCAGTTAGTCAGGTGACATTTCGCATCAAAACTCCTTCGCTGCCTGCGGGCGAATTTGGCACGCTCGTTCGATGGGTTGATGAGAATGGGAAAATTTCTGAGAATACGGTTTTCTGGTCGCAAGGAGTTGGAGAAGCCTGGACAGGACACTGGTTTACTCCGGAGCCATGTTTCTTTTGTGATGATGTTTTTGCTGAATGTGCCGATATATCGTTCATGGATGCATGGCTGCCTGAGTTCGCGCAGGATTACAGAGGCACCAGCATTGCAATTATCCGGTCTGAGCGTGCAAAAACTGCTGTTGAGAAGGCAGTTGCGGAAGGCCACATGGCGTTGAGCAGCATTGACTTGACGCGAGTTTTAGAAAGTCAACGAGATGTAATTGAGTTCAAGAGTGTGAGACTTGCTCACAGGCTGTGGAGTGCGTCGAGACGGCGCCATGATATTCTTGCCAAGAGGGTTGTTCCATACAAAGTGAAAGACTGGCGTGCTGAAATGCAGTGGAATGCTCAAGTCTATCGATCGCGCTCCGGCATACAGCTTTGGAACAAACGTATAAGCACAGAGTCATTTCAGTCGCAAATGAGGGCGATACAGGGCCATGCGCCTATAGGCGTACAGGCGAGAGGCTGGGCAAGAGGCTTGCTTAACAGGCTGCACTTTGTCTTTTAG
- a CDS encoding ABC transporter ATP-binding protein — protein sequence MKVISVDNVSKKFILTLNGRRNLADVARGIVRREKRKDFWALEDVSFDVEQGEAIGIIGHNGAGKSTMLKLLTRIMQPTSGRIRTRGRVSALIEVGAGFHPEMTGRENVYLNGSILGMTRAEIDSKFDEIVAFAELEQFIDTPVKRYSSGMYARLGFAVAAHVDPEILIVDEVLSVGDAAFQERCSKRMQELRNASHTVVFVSHNMGAVAGLCDRVVLLEAGRVKLIADPQTAVKAYHESVLLRKAGSKSTSEHPIDKPSSVGVPLMITDMEIIDSPDGWTLRSGDALRLRLHYVATMQVKAPRIGIHISDRSGRVLVHVSNVMNSQSVDLSGTGVCEVVIDSIPLVPDLYTVTAKVSDTFGTAVYDDGNTQKEIVVLPPFGAEENVTRFGLLWCDSQWRYPDAEVQASADRGTLL from the coding sequence ATGAAAGTGATATCGGTCGATAACGTATCAAAGAAGTTCATTCTGACCCTCAACGGGCGCAGGAACCTTGCTGACGTTGCGCGCGGCATTGTCCGGCGTGAGAAACGCAAAGATTTTTGGGCGCTTGAGGACGTGAGCTTTGATGTAGAGCAGGGCGAGGCTATTGGTATTATAGGTCACAATGGCGCGGGCAAGAGTACTATGCTCAAACTCCTTACACGTATTATGCAGCCAACATCCGGCAGGATACGCACCAGAGGTCGCGTTTCGGCGCTCATCGAAGTTGGGGCTGGGTTTCACCCGGAAATGACCGGCAGGGAAAACGTTTACCTTAATGGCTCGATCCTTGGTATGACCAGGGCTGAGATCGACAGCAAGTTCGATGAAATAGTGGCGTTTGCCGAACTCGAACAGTTTATTGATACTCCGGTCAAGCGCTATTCCAGCGGGATGTACGCGAGGCTGGGCTTTGCCGTTGCAGCGCACGTCGATCCCGAAATATTGATTGTGGATGAAGTACTCAGTGTAGGTGACGCGGCATTTCAGGAGCGATGCTCAAAAAGAATGCAAGAGCTTCGGAATGCGAGTCACACAGTTGTGTTCGTGTCGCACAACATGGGCGCCGTGGCGGGTCTTTGTGACAGAGTCGTGCTGCTGGAAGCTGGTAGGGTAAAGCTAATTGCTGATCCTCAAACGGCTGTGAAAGCGTATCATGAGTCAGTTTTGCTGCGCAAGGCAGGCAGCAAATCGACATCGGAGCACCCTATTGACAAGCCATCGTCTGTGGGGGTGCCGCTAATGATTACAGACATGGAGATAATTGACAGTCCGGATGGATGGACACTAAGGTCCGGTGATGCGCTCAGGCTCAGGTTGCACTATGTTGCAACGATGCAAGTGAAGGCTCCTCGGATCGGCATACACATTTCAGACAGAAGCGGGCGGGTGCTGGTGCACGTCAGTAATGTTATGAATTCCCAGTCTGTTGATCTCTCTGGGACGGGTGTGTGCGAAGTAGTGATTGACTCAATCCCACTGGTGCCGGATTTATACACAGTGACGGCAAAAGTTTCGGACACGTTTGGAACTGCCGTTTATGACGATGGGAACACACAGAAGGAAATCGTTGTGTTGCCGCCGTTTGGCGCTGAGGAAAATGTTACGCGTTTTGGCCTGTTGTGGTGCGACTCTCAGTGGCGTTACCCCGATGCTGAAGTTCAAGCATCGGCGGACCGGGGAACGCTGTTGTGA
- a CDS encoding acyltransferase produces MKKRMWHLDTFRGIAVFLVLGAHWVPKPGHGPFFVYQLQKVWKMSAWVAVDMFFVLSGFLVSGLLFNEYKKNGNVRLKRFFIRRAFKIYPVFYIFVLATVLVHYMLHLDGSLPFRWSAVLCETLFVQNYGAQLWWHTWSLGVEEHFYILLGLYVYWRARRSAANTDIFGAIRWIYAVVAVACILMRVQRIMALPYDPKIHSMPTHLRMDALMFGVWFSYYYYFHRQATLDVVHRYRYIIVVCGLALLSTSAIFPVHVPFMYSVGHTLVYLGFGGVLIYFVCELAECPKFLTAVVGPLAYIGTCSYPIYIWHASLLAWWLPKIGRFYGIGGYWQSFFIYVIGSVVWGIVVARLVEIPMLSIRDTLFPSLSTSLFGAKTK; encoded by the coding sequence ATGAAGAAACGTATGTGGCACTTGGATACATTTCGAGGCATAGCGGTATTTCTGGTGCTGGGTGCGCACTGGGTGCCGAAGCCAGGGCATGGGCCGTTTTTTGTATACCAGCTTCAGAAAGTCTGGAAGATGAGCGCATGGGTAGCAGTGGATATGTTTTTCGTGCTGAGTGGCTTTCTGGTGTCGGGCTTGTTATTTAATGAATATAAGAAAAATGGTAATGTCCGTCTCAAACGTTTCTTCATCCGCCGGGCGTTCAAAATATATCCCGTATTCTACATATTCGTATTGGCTACCGTGCTGGTTCACTACATGCTGCATTTAGACGGTTCTCTTCCGTTCAGGTGGAGCGCAGTGCTTTGCGAGACGCTTTTTGTACAGAATTATGGAGCGCAATTGTGGTGGCACACTTGGTCACTCGGGGTGGAAGAGCATTTCTATATACTTTTGGGATTATACGTATATTGGCGTGCGCGGAGGAGTGCGGCAAACACCGATATTTTTGGAGCCATTAGGTGGATATACGCTGTGGTGGCTGTTGCGTGTATTCTTATGAGGGTCCAAAGAATTATGGCATTGCCGTATGATCCCAAGATACATTCAATGCCCACTCACTTGCGAATGGACGCTCTCATGTTCGGCGTGTGGTTTTCATATTACTACTACTTTCACAGGCAAGCTACGCTTGATGTGGTTCATAGATATCGGTATATTATTGTGGTCTGTGGCCTCGCCTTGCTTTCAACGAGTGCGATCTTTCCGGTGCATGTGCCATTTATGTATTCTGTTGGTCACACCCTGGTATATCTTGGATTTGGTGGTGTTCTCATCTATTTTGTTTGTGAACTTGCAGAATGCCCGAAGTTTCTCACAGCGGTCGTTGGCCCACTGGCATATATTGGGACGTGCTCCTATCCCATATATATTTGGCATGCTTCTCTCCTTGCCTGGTGGCTTCCAAAAATCGGGAGGTTTTATGGAATAGGCGGTTATTGGCAGTCGTTTTTCATATATGTAATTGGCAGTGTGGTTTGGGGAATCGTGGTTGCCAGGCTAGTGGAAATTCCGATGCTTAGTATCAGAGATACGTTGTTCCCATCGCTCAGCACTTCACTGTTTGGGGCAAAAACAAAATGA
- a CDS encoding sugar transferase, which translates to MYSLTVATVILLLATGAALGSPVGGHSVPEASACVLAPMGIAAVIAIEKRRRRLAKIYNGVGVAYFLVKRLIDILLASAILLLSSALFAIIAVLVRMDSTGPIFFRRKVIGKHGKSFDMYKFRSMVDGAEQILDQNDDLKSEYYVSCKLKQDPRITNIGKFLRKTSLDELPQLLNVLLGNMTFVGPRPIHHDEVEIYGPQVERFKTVTPGITGIWQTCGRSETSYEERVRMDMQYIDQRSILLDLWIIISTVPAVLLKRGAC; encoded by the coding sequence TTGTATAGTCTGACTGTGGCGACAGTAATATTGTTGCTTGCGACGGGCGCGGCTCTCGGGTCGCCTGTAGGAGGCCATTCAGTGCCTGAGGCGTCAGCGTGTGTTTTGGCTCCCATGGGTATTGCCGCCGTCATTGCAATTGAAAAACGACGCAGAAGACTTGCCAAGATCTACAATGGTGTTGGAGTCGCGTATTTTTTAGTAAAGAGGCTTATTGATATTCTGTTAGCTTCGGCCATATTGCTGCTTTCAAGCGCATTGTTTGCGATAATAGCTGTGTTGGTTAGAATGGATAGTACCGGCCCGATATTTTTCAGGCGAAAGGTCATCGGAAAGCACGGCAAGAGCTTTGACATGTATAAGTTTCGGTCCATGGTCGATGGCGCCGAGCAAATTCTCGATCAAAACGATGACTTAAAGAGCGAGTATTACGTAAGCTGTAAGCTCAAGCAGGATCCACGTATTACTAACATCGGAAAGTTCCTGCGAAAGACAAGTCTTGACGAGCTTCCGCAGCTTTTGAATGTGCTTCTTGGCAATATGACGTTTGTGGGGCCCAGGCCGATCCACCATGATGAGGTGGAGATATATGGACCGCAAGTTGAGCGGTTTAAGACGGTCACACCGGGCATAACCGGTATCTGGCAGACGTGCGGACGCAGCGAGACCTCATATGAGGAGCGTGTTCGAATGGATATGCAATATATCGATCAGAGGTCAATACTGCTCGATCTATGGATAATAATATCGACCGTGCCCGCCGTTTTATTGAAGCGGGGAGCATGTTGA
- a CDS encoding ABC transporter permease, translating to MEQLTVDKPITQTVCDDWPEVKDPGPLKVLWQNRELIYSLTQRDIRSRYKQSVLGVAWALLQPLAMTAVFTVVMSYIARVDTKGIPYPIFAYIAMLPWTFFSAGLTSGTECLVSNFNLITKIYFPREVFPISAVLGKTLDLGLGVLVLVPLFFIYHVHVTPWILLVVPVMLIQTVLLLGITFILSSVNLFYRDIRHMLPLLTQIWMYLSPIIYGLDMVPKRFLGIYMLNPMAVLLDTVRVSSLRGEPPMWNYLAYSAVVSIVFLVVGYKVFKKLEPRFAETI from the coding sequence ATGGAACAGCTTACCGTCGATAAACCAATAACGCAAACAGTTTGTGACGACTGGCCGGAGGTCAAGGATCCCGGGCCACTCAAGGTGCTGTGGCAGAACCGGGAGTTGATTTATAGTCTTACTCAGCGGGATATTCGCAGCCGTTACAAGCAGTCTGTGTTGGGTGTGGCGTGGGCGCTGCTTCAGCCTTTGGCGATGACTGCTGTGTTTACGGTTGTGATGTCATACATAGCCAGAGTGGACACGAAGGGCATTCCATATCCTATCTTCGCGTATATCGCGATGCTGCCTTGGACATTCTTTTCAGCCGGTCTTACGAGTGGTACAGAGTGCCTGGTGAGCAACTTCAACCTGATAACCAAAATATACTTCCCGCGAGAGGTTTTTCCGATATCCGCTGTTCTTGGGAAGACTCTCGACCTTGGACTTGGCGTGCTTGTCCTGGTCCCGCTTTTTTTTATTTATCACGTACATGTTACGCCGTGGATACTGCTGGTAGTCCCGGTGATGCTCATACAGACAGTACTACTGCTGGGGATTACGTTTATACTGTCGAGCGTAAATCTGTTTTATAGAGATATACGGCACATGTTGCCGCTGCTCACCCAAATCTGGATGTATCTTTCGCCCATTATCTACGGTCTGGACATGGTTCCCAAACGATTCTTGGGCATTTATATGCTGAACCCGATGGCCGTATTACTGGATACCGTTCGTGTGTCATCACTGCGCGGCGAGCCTCCCATGTGGAACTATCTGGCCTATTCTGCGGTTGTGTCGATAGTGTTCCTGGTGGTCGGTTACAAGGTGTTCAAGAAGCTGGAGCCGCGATTTGCGGAGACGATATAG
- a CDS encoding polysaccharide biosynthesis tyrosine autokinase, producing MNFWYLIKVIKARRWIIAGIVAVTLLVIAIAAPKPKVVYEGTALVSPTAQVMQGGNTTATNDNDHTVPPDRGVILSNLIILAQSYEVYQGALDFLADTDIKQKQTITESMGAENANRLLYKQITRVEQEPGKLLQFKDWNDVLEVTPVQNPSIGQNGTTTDIIRIVVRMPNGDDAPYLANAVVQAFARSYQEKSREDVRKYARFLESSRQEAKTNLQKLQLKIAEYKSTHNVLSVDAETQTSISSLANLEATRDQAASGVSEAEAALRDIDAQLKVQPLVSEQSLPAQMNPKVQKLQDELAQAEADLRLISQRYKPAHDVYKAAQARIISLKSQIAREGSSYSQPAINEIHNDLMRKRSDAQYTLATARAKYASANASVAAARGKVDHLAKAEPELAELMTEYTQAENTFKMLSDKYDQALVAEKESTRTGSIIPMSWSVEATGPFKQGPSRKVLALYGFILSLVLGVVTVIWLDSIDTRMRNAADVEKLLELPVIGLTPKLTGRDGMLPKLTHMYPISPMAESYKILRTNILFELRDSPFKTLMVATGRPGQGGTTTICNLAIALAQIGKRIILIDADMRRPSLHKFFGVPNEAGLSTLLQGKDNLTDAFQQTEVENLIVVPAGPQPFNPSELLGSDRMQDLVKRLEEHCDLVLFDTPSAIVFSDGPMLASWVDAVVMVVSANMVPRGTETQTRDLLRRAKANILGVVVNKLAPENIDSCYFYSHYYASSAVVPPETALESGNGQKDNDALPETAASASSGRPGSQKDSSSNMEKPDEDNPFPD from the coding sequence ATGAACTTTTGGTATCTGATTAAGGTCATAAAAGCGCGCAGATGGATTATAGCCGGCATTGTCGCGGTCACGCTTCTGGTCATTGCGATAGCGGCGCCAAAGCCAAAGGTTGTCTACGAAGGCACAGCTCTTGTGTCGCCGACCGCTCAGGTTATGCAGGGCGGCAATACTACTGCAACCAACGATAACGATCACACTGTCCCGCCCGATCGCGGCGTAATCCTCAGTAACTTGATAATACTTGCTCAAAGCTATGAGGTTTACCAGGGGGCGCTGGATTTTCTGGCTGATACCGATATTAAGCAGAAGCAGACAATAACTGAGAGTATGGGCGCTGAGAATGCAAACAGGCTGCTCTATAAGCAGATAACCCGCGTTGAACAAGAGCCGGGCAAATTGCTTCAGTTCAAGGACTGGAATGATGTTCTTGAGGTTACTCCGGTGCAAAACCCGAGTATTGGGCAAAACGGCACCACTACCGACATCATTCGAATAGTCGTAAGAATGCCTAACGGCGATGACGCTCCTTATCTGGCGAATGCAGTTGTACAGGCTTTTGCAAGGTCATATCAGGAAAAGAGCCGCGAGGATGTTCGGAAATACGCCAGGTTCTTGGAGTCCAGCAGGCAGGAAGCAAAGACCAACCTGCAAAAATTGCAGCTCAAGATCGCGGAGTATAAGAGCACGCATAACGTTCTTTCGGTGGATGCTGAGACTCAGACCTCTATCAGTTCATTGGCAAATCTGGAAGCTACGAGAGATCAGGCTGCCTCAGGGGTCAGCGAAGCTGAGGCTGCATTGAGGGATATAGACGCACAGCTTAAGGTGCAACCTCTGGTTTCTGAACAATCGCTGCCTGCCCAGATGAATCCGAAAGTGCAAAAGCTTCAGGATGAGCTCGCTCAGGCTGAAGCGGATCTCAGGCTGATCTCACAGCGTTATAAGCCTGCGCATGATGTATACAAAGCCGCTCAGGCTCGTATTATCTCCCTCAAAAGCCAGATTGCACGTGAAGGAAGCAGTTACTCACAGCCGGCAATCAATGAGATTCATAACGATCTGATGCGCAAGCGTTCGGATGCCCAGTATACTCTTGCAACTGCCAGAGCAAAGTATGCCTCAGCAAATGCGAGTGTGGCTGCCGCAAGGGGGAAAGTGGATCATCTTGCCAAGGCTGAGCCTGAGCTTGCAGAGTTGATGACCGAATATACTCAGGCAGAAAACACTTTCAAGATGCTTTCAGACAAATATGACCAGGCGCTTGTCGCTGAGAAAGAGTCGACCAGGACCGGCTCGATCATTCCAATGAGCTGGTCGGTTGAAGCCACAGGTCCTTTCAAGCAGGGGCCATCAAGAAAAGTTCTAGCTTTGTATGGTTTTATACTCTCACTCGTTCTCGGTGTTGTTACAGTTATCTGGCTCGATTCGATCGATACTCGTATGCGCAATGCGGCAGATGTCGAGAAGCTATTGGAGCTGCCCGTGATCGGCCTGACGCCAAAGCTGACAGGCCGCGATGGAATGCTTCCGAAGCTCACTCATATGTATCCTATCTCGCCTATGGCGGAGTCTTATAAGATACTGCGGACCAACATACTCTTTGAGCTTCGAGACTCGCCTTTCAAGACTTTGATGGTCGCGACCGGCCGCCCGGGTCAGGGTGGTACAACGACCATTTGCAATCTTGCCATAGCCTTGGCACAGATAGGCAAGCGAATAATCTTGATCGATGCCGATATGCGCCGCCCGAGCCTTCACAAGTTTTTCGGGGTCCCCAACGAGGCCGGCCTGAGTACGCTGCTGCAGGGCAAGGATAATCTGACCGACGCCTTCCAACAGACTGAAGTTGAGAACCTGATTGTCGTGCCTGCAGGTCCTCAGCCTTTTAACCCGTCTGAACTGCTCGGTTCCGACAGGATGCAGGACCTTGTCAAGCGTCTGGAGGAGCACTGTGATCTGGTGCTCTTTGATACACCCAGCGCTATTGTCTTCAGCGATGGGCCTATGCTTGCCAGTTGGGTCGATGCTGTGGTTATGGTTGTTTCTGCGAATATGGTTCCACGCGGCACTGAAACCCAGACCCGTGATTTGCTGCGAAGAGCGAAGGCGAACATTCTTGGTGTGGTAGTAAACAAGTTGGCACCGGAAAACATCGATAGCTGCTATTTCTATTCGCACTATTATGCGAGTTCCGCCGTCGTGCCACCGGAGACTGCGCTTGAGTCGGGCAATGGCCAAAAAGATAATGATGCGCTTCCAGAGACGGCTGCTTCCGCATCTTCAGGCAGACCAGGCAGTCAGAAAGATAGCAGCTCAAATATGGAAAAACCTGATGAGGATAATCCATTCCCGGATTAG
- a CDS encoding carbohydrate-binding family 9-like protein: MHNSLSWCLWFVTAASVLIAASVMAAPIKSYDCHRACGPIKIDGKPDDEAWKKAETISFVLPKTDAEPLSKTEAKVLWDDGYLYVSYCAYDKDIWSIHTEHDSVTCQEDCLECFIMPDTVTKAYYNFEINALGTVYDAFSLGRYAGGSDCHRWAAWNCEGLRVGIDIDGTINDPSDIDKCWRMEIAIPFAELPSLKGKTPKIGDEWKFLLARYDYSIYLPDGVELSACSSLQKVDFHDYSQWSSLKLVE; the protein is encoded by the coding sequence ATGCATAATTCATTAAGCTGGTGCCTGTGGTTTGTCACTGCTGCATCTGTGCTGATTGCAGCGAGTGTCATGGCGGCACCGATCAAGAGCTATGATTGCCACCGGGCATGCGGCCCGATAAAAATCGACGGCAAGCCGGATGACGAGGCCTGGAAAAAAGCCGAAACGATCTCATTTGTCCTGCCCAAGACCGACGCTGAGCCTTTGAGCAAGACTGAGGCGAAGGTCTTGTGGGACGACGGCTATTTGTACGTCTCTTACTGCGCATACGACAAGGATATCTGGAGCATACATACGGAGCATGACTCTGTGACCTGCCAGGAAGACTGTCTTGAGTGCTTCATAATGCCGGATACCGTGACCAAGGCATATTACAACTTTGAAATAAACGCGCTGGGAACTGTTTATGACGCGTTCTCACTCGGCAGATACGCGGGAGGATCGGACTGCCACAGATGGGCGGCCTGGAACTGTGAGGGGCTGCGTGTCGGGATAGATATAGACGGCACTATCAATGATCCCAGCGATATCGACAAATGCTGGCGTATGGAGATTGCAATTCCGTTTGCCGAACTGCCGTCTCTGAAAGGCAAGACACCGAAGATCGGCGATGAATGGAAGTTTCTTTTGGCCAGATACGACTATTCGATCTACTTGCCTGATGGCGTAGAGCTAAGCGCATGCTCCTCGCTCCAGAAAGTGGATTTTCATGATTATAGTCAGTGGTCATCATTAAAACTTGTCGAGTAG
- a CDS encoding sodium:solute symporter: MHLGNLSWIDWTIMIVAVVALRSVSLSTRHYMKGVSDFLSANRVAGRYLLTIASQMGGTGVVSFVAMFEMLYSRGLSPQWWGGFSIPVGIIILLTGWVFYRFRETRAMTMAQYLEMRYSRKLRIFAGILCWTSGILNFGIFPAVAARFFIYFCGLPDHFHIPGIEYAIPSIALVMFIDLGFALSFVNMGGQISVMVTECVQGMFCTFAFIVVAATILVKVSWPEMMHALSMAPKNASMINPFHTSGVNDFNIWYYLIAMFASFFTYMSWQGTQGFYSSARNPHEQKMGGIIAIWRGVPQGLAITLLALAAVAVMRLPQFAKEAHLVSNSLAQIPNQSIQNQMRVPIVMAHLLPVAVKGLLGTIFLFFSFTCHDTYMHSWGSIFIQDVYMPIKNRALDPDEHIKLLRWSIIGVAVFSFLFSLFYVPTEQIYFFFAITGTIWLGGSGAVIIGGLYWKRGTTQAAYCSLIIGAVMGIGGLILPKIYLAQTGHEFPINNQYLYFISMVSSVLVYIVVSLITGREKPSYNLERMLHRGKYRVEADHVVEQEQRSKWAEIVGITKEFTKSDKILATALVVWNLAWFMWFIVFSIINLLHPVSDAVWADYYFINILAIPGILCIPVTIWFTVGGIHDIRHLFVALKTSERDVNDDGRFHGYKDDEEPEAGLLADSECPLETSLTTQTIQHKGGDSDA; this comes from the coding sequence ATGCATTTGGGCAATTTGAGCTGGATAGACTGGACGATTATGATAGTGGCCGTGGTCGCTTTGAGATCAGTGAGTCTCAGCACCCGCCATTATATGAAGGGAGTATCCGACTTCCTGTCCGCGAACCGAGTAGCGGGCCGGTATCTGCTGACTATAGCTTCTCAGATGGGCGGAACGGGTGTAGTCTCGTTTGTCGCAATGTTTGAGATGCTGTATTCAAGAGGTCTTTCTCCCCAGTGGTGGGGCGGTTTCAGTATACCGGTTGGTATTATAATACTACTGACCGGCTGGGTTTTTTACCGGTTCAGAGAGACTCGTGCTATGACTATGGCGCAGTATCTCGAGATGCGTTATTCACGGAAACTGCGAATATTCGCCGGCATCCTGTGCTGGACCAGCGGCATTCTCAACTTCGGTATTTTCCCGGCTGTGGCTGCCAGGTTTTTCATATACTTCTGCGGTCTTCCAGATCACTTCCACATACCCGGCATCGAATACGCTATTCCAAGCATTGCGCTGGTGATGTTTATAGACCTCGGGTTTGCTCTCTCATTTGTAAATATGGGTGGGCAGATATCGGTAATGGTCACCGAGTGCGTGCAGGGCATGTTTTGTACATTCGCTTTCATAGTTGTAGCGGCGACAATCCTGGTTAAGGTGAGTTGGCCTGAGATGATGCATGCTCTGTCCATGGCTCCTAAAAATGCCTCTATGATAAATCCGTTCCATACCAGCGGTGTCAATGACTTCAATATCTGGTATTACCTGATCGCTATGTTCGCAAGCTTTTTCACATATATGTCTTGGCAAGGCACGCAGGGTTTCTACAGTTCGGCGCGTAACCCGCATGAGCAGAAGATGGGCGGCATCATTGCCATATGGCGTGGCGTTCCGCAGGGGTTGGCCATCACTCTTTTGGCACTTGCTGCAGTGGCGGTTATGCGTTTGCCGCAGTTTGCTAAAGAAGCGCACTTGGTGAGCAATTCTTTAGCCCAGATACCAAACCAATCAATTCAGAATCAGATGCGTGTGCCGATTGTAATGGCGCATCTTCTGCCTGTTGCAGTAAAGGGCCTGCTTGGAACGATCTTCTTGTTCTTCTCATTCACATGTCACGATACATATATGCATTCCTGGGGATCCATTTTCATTCAGGATGTATATATGCCTATCAAGAACAGGGCGCTGGATCCGGATGAGCATATCAAACTTCTGCGCTGGTCGATTATCGGTGTTGCGGTATTTTCATTCTTATTCAGTTTGTTCTATGTGCCGACTGAACAGATATATTTCTTTTTCGCAATTACGGGCACCATATGGCTCGGAGGCTCCGGTGCGGTAATCATCGGCGGTCTTTACTGGAAACGAGGTACTACCCAAGCCGCATATTGCTCACTGATTATTGGTGCGGTTATGGGAATCGGTGGGCTGATCCTGCCTAAGATATACCTCGCGCAAACAGGCCATGAGTTTCCTATAAATAACCAGTATTTATATTTTATATCTATGGTCTCCTCCGTATTGGTCTACATCGTCGTATCTCTGATTACCGGACGCGAAAAACCATCATATAACCTGGAAAGAATGCTCCATCGAGGAAAATATAGGGTTGAGGCCGATCATGTGGTTGAGCAGGAGCAGCGAAGCAAGTGGGCGGAAATAGTAGGTATCACAAAGGAGTTCACCAAGTCCGACAAGATTCTTGCTACAGCGCTTGTTGTATGGAACCTGGCATGGTTTATGTGGTTTATTGTCTTTAGTATAATCAACCTTCTGCACCCTGTCAGCGATGCAGTTTGGGCGGATTACTACTTTATTAACATACTTGCCATTCCTGGAATATTGTGTATTCCGGTAACAATATGGTTCACCGTTGGAGGCATACACGATATCAGGCATCTGTTTGTTGCGCTTAAGACCTCTGAGAGAGACGTAAATGATGATGGTCGTTTCCATGGTTACAAAGATGATGAAGAGCCAGAAGCTGGGCTGCTTGCGGATTCGGAATGTCCGCTTGAAACATCTCTCACAACGCAGACAATACAACACAAAGGAGGGGATAGTGATGCATAA